The Saprospiraceae bacterium genome includes a window with the following:
- the ftsH gene encoding ATP-dependent zinc metalloprotease FtsH → MDNNQENKSSENKNNPNKFNINSYWIYGIIILGLFGINFWVSFNSQVETININDFEEKARKGEVEKIEIINEKTVNVFIKKNVIDANYPKLKDSKLYGYNPHFKFTIGDVGNFETMLKDLKTQGYTISYVHRTETNYIGQIISWILPFALLIGLWLFIMRRVGGGAGGPGGQIFNIGKSKATLFDQNSKVNITFADVAGLQEAKVEVMEVVDFLKNPKKYTSLGGKIPKGVLLVGPPGTGKTLLAKAVAGEAGVPFFSISGSDFVEMFVGVGASRVRDLFKQAREKAPCIVFIDEIDAIGRARGRNAIQGGNDERENTLNQLLVEMDGFSTDKGVIMMAATNRPDILDSALLRPGRFDRQIGIDPPDIIGREEIFKVHLKSIKVGPDINPAVLSEMTPGFAGADIANICNEAALIAARRNKTEVDLDDFNYALDRVIGGLEKKNKLISPKEKEIIAFHEAGHAICGWYLEHASPLVKVTIVPRGMGTLGYAQYLPKEEYIIRTEQLLDRMCMTLGGRAAEKITFDKISTGAQNDLDQVTKMGYGMVTIYGMNDNVGNVSFYAMSQDQFNKPYSNETARLIDDEVRKLIDEQYKRAQELLIEKREELTLLATTLLEKEVLLKSDLERLIGPRPVPIDELAIKNSALA, encoded by the coding sequence ATGGATAATAATCAGGAAAATAAATCATCAGAGAATAAAAACAACCCTAATAAATTTAACATAAATTCATATTGGATTTATGGCATTATCATCTTAGGTCTATTCGGGATCAATTTTTGGGTAAGTTTTAATTCGCAGGTAGAAACCATCAATATCAATGATTTTGAAGAGAAAGCAAGAAAAGGTGAAGTCGAAAAAATAGAAATCATCAATGAAAAGACAGTCAATGTCTTCATCAAAAAAAATGTCATAGATGCTAACTACCCCAAACTCAAAGACAGTAAACTGTATGGATATAATCCACACTTCAAATTTACTATCGGCGATGTAGGCAACTTCGAAACGATGCTTAAAGACCTTAAAACACAAGGATATACTATATCTTACGTACACAGGACAGAGACCAATTATATCGGTCAGATCATCAGTTGGATACTACCATTTGCATTGTTGATAGGTTTGTGGTTATTTATCATGCGACGTGTCGGTGGCGGCGCCGGTGGTCCGGGTGGTCAGATCTTCAATATAGGAAAATCAAAAGCTACACTTTTCGACCAAAACTCTAAGGTCAACATCACTTTTGCCGATGTAGCAGGACTACAGGAAGCCAAAGTGGAAGTCATGGAAGTGGTAGACTTCCTTAAAAACCCCAAAAAATATACTTCACTTGGTGGAAAAATACCTAAGGGTGTACTTCTGGTTGGTCCTCCGGGCACAGGAAAGACACTGCTGGCAAAAGCCGTTGCCGGCGAGGCTGGTGTACCGTTTTTTTCTATATCTGGCTCCGATTTTGTGGAGATGTTTGTCGGTGTTGGAGCATCAAGGGTAAGAGATCTTTTCAAACAAGCAAGGGAGAAAGCCCCTTGTATTGTATTCATCGATGAAATAGATGCCATAGGCAGAGCCAGAGGACGAAATGCTATTCAGGGTGGAAATGACGAAAGAGAAAACACGCTGAACCAACTTCTTGTGGAAATGGATGGATTCAGTACGGACAAAGGTGTAATCATGATGGCTGCCACCAACAGACCTGATATTCTGGACAGTGCATTGCTTCGTCCGGGAAGATTTGACAGACAGATTGGTATTGATCCGCCAGACATCATCGGTCGTGAAGAAATATTTAAAGTCCACCTCAAGTCCATAAAAGTAGGTCCTGATATTAATCCGGCAGTCCTGTCTGAGATGACTCCGGGTTTCGCGGGTGCTGACATCGCCAACATATGTAATGAAGCGGCCCTTATCGCTGCCCGTAGAAATAAAACGGAGGTAGATCTGGATGACTTTAATTATGCTCTGGACAGAGTGATTGGAGGTCTTGAAAAGAAAAATAAACTCATCTCACCAAAGGAAAAGGAAATCATTGCCTTCCATGAAGCAGGCCACGCCATCTGTGGCTGGTATCTCGAGCACGCAAGTCCATTGGTCAAAGTGACTATTGTTCCTCGAGGTATGGGTACGTTGGGCTATGCCCAATATCTTCCAAAAGAAGAATATATCATTCGTACAGAACAACTGCTGGATCGTATGTGTATGACTCTGGGCGGTAGGGCTGCAGAAAAGATAACTTTTGACAAAATTTCTACCGGAGCACAAAATGACCTCGATCAGGTCACTAAAATGGGCTACGGCATGGTCACCATATATGGTATGAATGATAATGTAGGTAATGTATCTTTTTATGCTATGTCACAGGATCAGTTTAACAAACCTTATTCCAATGAAACGGCAAGGCTCATAGATGATGAAGTAAGAAAACTAATCGATGAGCAGTACAAGCGAGCTCAGGAATTGCTAATAGAAAAAAGAGAAGAACTTACTTTACTGGCTACTACCCTTCTTGAAAAA